The following coding sequences are from one Triticum dicoccoides isolate Atlit2015 ecotype Zavitan chromosome 4A, WEW_v2.0, whole genome shotgun sequence window:
- the LOC119286743 gene encoding putative rRNA methyltransferase YlbH → MASSTVASAPFLPSLPSPNHRRLSLRYPARRLGVAASAAPKGAAASEAARERRRFLERYGLNPDDFEEDAEPDPREERRRERRTRRSGGGEGEAAVAPARPVERRETHKMLQVLAGKVRRRKLLSPKDRNVRPMMEVVRGAAFDIIQSAGGSPASLKPGLWLDLYSGTGSVGIEAMSRGCSQAHFVELDPWVISEVLRPNLDCTGFLDTSHIHMLRVENFLDNAEKSKGRYPSFDYISVTPPYVEVNYSTLLDQLARSPLVGEDCFILVEYPLKTDMPESCGKLIKIADRKFGRTNLLIYGPTWSEKKKGRILR, encoded by the exons ATGGCTTCCTCCACTGTCGCCTCCGCCCCCTTCCTCCCGTCGCTCCCCAGTCCAAACCACAGGCGCCTCTCCCTCCGCTACCCCGCTCGCCGTCTCGGGGTGGCCGCCTCCGCGGCTCCTAAGGGCGCGGCAGCGTCGGAGGCGGCGAGGGAGCGCCGGCGTTTCCTGGAGCGTTACGGCCTCAACCCTGACGACTTTGAGGAAGATGCCGAGCCGGATCCCAGG gaagagaggaggagggagaggcggaCGCGGCGgtcggggggaggggagggggaggccgcTGTTGCTCCTGCCAGGCCGGTGGAGCGCCGGGAGACTCATAAGATGCTCCAG GTACTAGCTGGGAAAGTACGCAGAAGAAAACTACTATCACCAAAAGATAGGAATGTCCGTCCGATGATGGAAGTTGTCCGAGGAGCAGCCTTTGACATTATACAA TCAGCTGGTGGTTCTCCTGCTTCACTCAAACCTGGTCTGTGGTTAGACTTGTACAGTGGTACTGGATCTGTAGGAATTGAAGCTATGAGCCGAGGCTGTTCACAG GCACATTTTGTTGAGTTGGACCCTTGGGTTATTTCTGAGGTTCTTAGACCTAATCTGGACTGTACTGGATTTCTTGATACTTCGCACATACATATGCTCCGTGTCGAGAACTTCTTGGACAATGCTGAAAAATCTAAAG GTAGATATCCTTCTTTTGATTATATTAGTGTAACACCACCATATGTTGAGGTCAACTACAGTACACTACTCGATCAGCTTGCAAGGTCCCCGTTGGTTGGAGAAGATTGCTTCATT CTAGTTGAGTACCCACTCAAAACAGATATGCCTGAATCCTGCGGAAAGCTAATAAAG ATAGCTGACAGGAAGTTTGGGCGGACAAACCTGCTGATTTATGGGCCGACCTGGTCAGAGAAAAAGAAAGGAAGGATCCTGAGATAA